ATAGGTTGTGGCATTTCTATTAACTAAAACTCCACTTTTGCCTAGGGGTAATGCCCCAACACAAATAGAAGCTATTATCTTTCCAGCTTTATCAAATTCTCTAATTATATTTAAGAAGTCTTCACTATAGGCATCTTCATAAAAGCCAGCTTCCTCAAAGCCTCCTGGTATAGCAAGTGCATCAAACTTATCAATATTAACTTCATTTATAAGCATTTCTGGAATTACTGTAAAGTTAAAAGTACACTTTAACTTTTCTCTTAGTCCAACAGTTACCAATCTAGTTGATCTATCCCCATCTGTTTCATTCCAACCAATAACATCTGTAAAAACACTTGCTTCTACAGCTTCAAACCCATTAGCAAGAAGCAATAATACTTTTTTCATAAATATCCCCCTTTATCTCGAACTTATTAGTATATTTTAACATAATTATTAATTTTTATAAAAAGCACTATTTTCCTTGTATTAAATATTTACTGTTTGTCCATAATCATAACGAGGTGATGATAATGGATGAAGAATCATTAAGTGCATTAGTAGTTTTTTCAGTTGCGTTTATACTTCTCTTGGTTTTAGCTTTAATGGATATAGCATTAATGGTATTTATACTTGGGACTTATTAATAAAGTACTATATTTTTACATTAGAGATTTATATAATTAAAATATACAAGTTTTTAATGTAGTGGGGTAGTTATGAACAAAAAACTAAGTTTAAAACTTTCTTTATTTTCTTTAACTTATATAACAGTACTTATTTTTGATTATTTAAGGCATGAATATCTTTCAAGAACTTCTTTTAAGAATTATTCATGGCTTTCTTATTTTATATATAATTCAAAGGGTGATTTTAAATATTCCTTAGATGTTATCATAACTTTTATTTTGTTTGTTTTTGTAATTTTTTATTTTATTAGAAACAGACGATTTAATAATTGGATTTTTATCATTTTCCCTATAATTTTTATTATTCTACATATAATTTCTCTTTTGTAGTTTTATGAAAAAAAGAGTAGATATCTTTATATAGATACTACTCTTAATTTTTTCATTAAATTACATTTATTTTGTTTTCAGCATTTCGTGACATTTATTGCAGGGAAAATCATTTTCCATACAAACATCAATATTACATGTGGAAGTCTTTTTTATATACCCAACTCCCCATTCCATAATATGAGACATTACTGGGATAAAGCTTACACCTATAGCCGTTAAGGAGTATTCAACCTTTGGAGGCACTTCTCTATAAACTTCTCTATGAATAAGTCTATCATGTTCAAGTTCTCTTAACTGCTGAGTAAGAACTCCCCTTGAGATTGTCGGTATAAGTCTTTGAAGTTCATTAAATCTTCTTGTCTTATTATGTAAAATCCATAAGATTGTTAGTTTCCACTTCCCCATAAGAATATTTTGAGTTACTGTAACTGGACAAAGATCAGAATTATTATCCAAGAAAAACCGCATCCTTCCTTAA
This genomic window from Clostridium sp. 'White wine YQ' contains:
- a CDS encoding DJ-1/PfpI family protein — protein: MKKVLLLLANGFEAVEASVFTDVIGWNETDGDRSTRLVTVGLREKLKCTFNFTVIPEMLINEVNIDKFDALAIPGGFEEAGFYEDAYSEDFLNIIREFDKAGKIIASICVGALPLGKSGVLVNRNATTYNLNNGIRQKELAEFKVNVIPNKPIVVDKNIITSYNPSTAFPVAFKLLELLTSEENCNKVKSKMGF
- a CDS encoding winged helix-turn-helix transcriptional regulator — its product is MDNNSDLCPVTVTQNILMGKWKLTILWILHNKTRRFNELQRLIPTISRGVLTQQLRELEHDRLIHREVYREVPPKVEYSLTAIGVSFIPVMSHIMEWGVGYIKKTSTCNIDVCMENDFPCNKCHEMLKTK